In Nostoc piscinale CENA21, the genomic stretch TTGCATATTTAGGCTCCTCTAGCAGATATAACCTGTTTATGTAAATACTCTCGTTGAGTATTCGTAACTAAACTTTACTACCGAATTCTTGACAATGGACGATTACCGAACATAAAAAGTGCCATATTTTCAGCGTCAGAGAGACTAGAGCCTAGTGATTAGTATTGTTACTCAGCACTTTCAACTCATTACTCAGAACTAGAAAAATGTGTAGATGTTGCTAAATATGTACAAGTGTATATAACTTTTGCGGAGTTTGTTATAAAAATTGAGCTATAAAATTAGCGATCGCCATGAAGATTGGGCTAGATTAATAAAAATAAGTTGTCAGCAATCGAAGAGTAATCTTTAAAAATACATCAAATTATTAAGCTTTAAAAATTTCAAGTAGATTCCACTATGTAATTAAGGCAAAATTTTGCAATCTGGAAAATAACCTAAAGACTAAAGATGTAAACTGGGGAATCAACATAGCATTAGCAATATGTAAACATATAGGTCAATATCAGCAAGTTTGACCTGTATAAAAGCAAAATCCGGCTTTAGCCTGAGAACTAATAGTAGGAAAGATAAAGTTCAAGGTTCAATCTACAAATTCAAGCGATCGCTGGCAATAATTGCAGCTTCACTATGAGTAAAAGACATCCCGAAATTGGGAGAGTTGCAGGTTTTGCAGAGATGTAAGTATTTATCTCTAGGAGATTTCATGAGAATAGCCGTTGCTAAAGAAATAGAAGTTTGCGAACGTCGTGTGGCATTAAATCCTGAAACTGTGGCGCGACTTGTCAAACAAGGTTTAGAAGTATGGATAGAAAAAGGTGCAGGGGAGCGTTCATTTTTTAGTGATGCTGCATATCAAGCCGCAGGTGCAGAAATTATTAGTGATACTGCTCAATTGTGGAACCAAGCAGATGTTTTATTAAAAGTTAGTCCACCCCAAGAGCGAGAAGATGGCCGCTCAGAAATTGATTTATTGCGAGAAGGATCAGTTTTAATTAGCTTTCTCAATCCTTTAGGAAATCCGGTAGTTGCCCAACAGTTAGCTAACCGGAAAGTTACAGCCTTGAGTATGGAATTGATCCCCAGAACGACCAGGGCGCAAAGTATGGATGCTTTGTCTTCCCAAGCTTCCTTAGCTGGTTACAAATCTGTATTAATCGCCGCCGCCGCCTTACCAAAATATTTCCCGATGCTGACAACAGCAGCAGGGACAATTGCCCCAGCTAAAGTATTTATTATGGGTGCAGGTGTAGCTGGACTACAAGCGATCGCCACCGCCAGACGTTTGGGTGCAGTTGTGGAAGCATTTGATATTCGTCCCGCGGTGAAAGAAGAAGTCCAAAGCTTAGGCGCAAAATTTGTGGAAGTCAAACTCGACGAAGAAACCACAGCCGCAGGTGGTTACGCCAAAGAAATCTCCGAAGCCAGCAAACAACGGACTCAAGAAGTTTTAACTGAACATATCAAAAATGCTGATGTAGTAATTACTACCGCCCAAGTCCCTGGGAGAAAAGCGCCACTACTCGTTACAGAAGAAATGGTGGCACAAATGAAACCAGGTTCCGTCATCGTCGATTTAGCCGCAGAACAAGGTGGTAACTGCGCCTGCACCGATCCCGGTAAAGATATTGTCTGGAATGGCGTAACCATTATTGGGCCGATTAATCTCCCCTCATCTATGCCAGTTCACGCCAGCCAATTGTATTCCAAGAACCTCACATCTTTGTTGCAACTATTAATTAACAAAGAAAAAGCTTTGCAGATTAACTTTGCCGACGACATCATTGATGCGGCTTGCATTACCCACGCAGGCGAAATCCGCAATCAACGTGTCAAGGATGGGCTGCAAACTATCAATACTCAACAACCTGCTGTTAATTAGGGAATGGGGATTAGGGAGTGGGGAGTAGGGAATGGAAACTAGTTTTTCTCATCGACATCTAGCCTCTAGAGCGTGTTTTTAAACTCTGCGATCCCCCCAACCCCCCTTAAAAAGGGGGGCTAAGAGTTTCTCAAAGTCCCCCTTTTTAAGGGGGATTTAGGGGGATCTAAAAAAATAGCTTGAAAACAGTCCCTAACCTCTACCCCCTAACCCCTCATATAAGGAGTTTTAAACATGACAGATGCGTTACTTGCGGCATTGTTTGTCTTTGTGTTGGCATCATTTATTGGCTTTGAAGTCATTAACAAAGTTCCGCCAACCCTACACACGCCTTTAATGTCTGGTTCCAATGCGATTTCTGGCATTGCGGTATTAGGGGCGATAGTAGCGTCTGGTGCCAAAGAGACAAGTGTTTCGGTAATTCTCGGTTTGGTTGCAGTGGTACTCGCCACAGTCAACGTTGTGGGTGGTTTTCTCGTCACCGACAGAATGCTGCAAATGTTCAAGAAAAAGGAGATTAAGGCGTGAGTGACTTTTTACCGACTGGAATTCAGCTGACGTACTTAGTCGCTGCATCCTTATTCATCTTTGGTTTGAAAAAGCTGGGTTCTCCTGCTACTGCCCGGAATGGAAATGTTATTGCGGCGGTGGGGATGCTGCTGGCAATTGTGGCAACAATGCTGGATCAGCACGTACTGAATTATGAAATGATTTTGTTAGGCTTGGCGATCGGTTCTGGTATTGGTGCGATCGCAGCCTACAAAGTCCAAATGACCGAAATGCCCCAAATGGTGGGTTTACTCAACGGCTTAGGCGGTGCAGCTTCCGCCCTAGTCGCTGTCGCCGAATTTTGGCGTTTACTAGAACACTCCCAACCCATCCCTTTAGATGTCAACATTTCCATGTTGTTGGATGTGTTAATTGGTGGTGTCACCTTCACAGGCAGTTTTCTCGCCTTCGCTAAATTACAAGGTTTAATTAGCGGTTCCCCCATTACCTTTCCCTTCCAGCAACCATTTAACTTGTTGTTGCTTGGTGCTTATATAGCAGGTAGCGCCTATTTAATCGTCACACCAGATAGCCTACCCGTATTCTTAGCAGTTACAACTGTTTCCTTAATATTAGGTGTGATGTTCGTCATCCCCATTGGTGGTGGCGATATGCCCGTGGTGATTTCCCTGTTAAACTCCTTATCGGGGATCGCTGCATCGGCGGCGGGGTTTGTGGTGATGAACAATATGTTAATCATCGCTGGTGCCTTGGTGGGTGCTTCTGGTATCATCCTCACCGAGATTATGTGTAAAGCCATGAACCGTTCTCTGTTCAGCGTGCTGTTCAGTGCTTTTGGTTCCGGTGGCGGTGCTGCTGGTGCGGCGGCGGCTGGTGCAACAGATCAAACCGTCCGCAGTATTGATCCCGAAGAAGGCGCAATGATGTTGGGTTATGCCCGGAACGTGGTAATTGTTCCTGGTTACGGTATGGCAGTTGCCCAAGCACAACACAGCGTCAGAGAATTGGCAGATCAACTAGAACGTATGGGTGTTGATGTAAAGTATGCCATTCACCCTGTAGCTGGGAGAATGCCAGGACACATGAACGTGTTATTGGCAGAGGCGAATGTGCCTTACACCCAGTTGTACGATATGGAAGATATCAATCCCCAATTTGAACAAGCCGATGTGGCGTTAGTCATTGGGGCGAATGATGTAGTCAACCCAGCCGCGCGTAGTGATACCGCTAGTCCAATTTACGGTATGCCAATTTTAGAAGTAGATCGGGCAAAACATACTATTGTGATTAAGCGCGGGATGAGTGCTGGTTTTGCTGGTGTAGATAATGAGTTGTTCTACAAAGATAAAACCACAATGTTATTTGGTAGCGCGAAAGATATGGTGGCGAAGTTAGTTTCGGAAGTGAAGCAACTTTAAACGAACCGCCAAGACGCAGAGAGCGCGGAGTAAAGAATTTAAAGAGTTGGCTTGCCTTGGAGGTGTGATGCTTCTGAGGCAAGTTTTTTAGTCAAATGCTATCTTATAATACAGATATACTATACAAAGAGGTTTAAAATGAACCAACAAAAATCTTCGCTATTTGGCACAAATTTACGAACTTCTCTATTGGGTACAAAGTTTTGGTCTACACCGACAGAACTAGATATGGAAACTCTAACAAGAAGTAAAGAGTTAGACCAAGAGTATCAAAGGGTTTTACGCGAATATAATAATGCACGACTACTTTATTACAATGCACTGCAAATTGCTACTCATAGAGTGAGAAATACTTTTAACCAATAACAGTGAAAGCTTCTGATTCATTTATCTTCAGGAGAGCCTTACAACTAGTTGATATCAAAAAACAAAAGTGATCGCTTTCTTAAAATCACAACTACCTACACTCGATTGTTCCTCTTACTTCGCGCCCTTTGCGCTCTTTGTGGTTCGTTAAAAAAAAGTGATCGCGCCTATTAGCTACGTTGCATTTAGATCCAGCACGGATGCAGTTAATTTCTGGGTTTATTGACAGTTATTTACGGCTAAATACTCAGGAAAACGAAATATTCCAGGCGGAAATTGCCCAATTTGAACCAACTCAACAAGAGGTAGTTATGCAAATAGTCACTAGTTGGATGGAGGAAGGAATACAACAAGGGCTGCAACAAGGAGAATTGAAAGTAATTCAGCGTCAATTAACAAGACGCATTGGTGTAATGACTCCTGAATTACAAGAACAACTGCGGAGATTATCTGTAACTCAGTTAGAGGATTTAGCAGAAGCTTTACTGGATTTCTCTGATGAAGCTGATTTAGTAGCTTGGTTGCAACAGCAATAAGATGTTTATTTTAGCAGGCGATCGCTCTCTTCTTCCTTCCTCTGTGGTAGCCTGGGGCAAGTTGCTTTACATCTATGATAAAAAAAGTATCAAAAATTCAGGAATGAGCTTGCTTGGAAGTGTATGACACTGTGAAGCAGGCTTTTTTTTGTTAGTAGGCAGTCATACTAGCAGTAAAAGATTATTTTTGTGTTATCGGGGCTACAAATGCACTGGCAAAAGTATCAGTCAGAGGTAGAAAGAGTAGTTGCTTCCCTGGGCAGCAAACCACAGAATGTACTAGTGTTCTATGGGCAAGACGGGATTGGTAAGAAAGAATTATGTGATTCGATATTTAAATCGCTAAAGTCTCAGCATTTATGTGCTTTGTTAGATGGGGTGGAAATTGGGCAGTCTATTGTAGATTCTTTAGCAAAAGCGGTATTAAGATTGCGGCAGGATTTTAACCAAGCCAAGGCTAACTTCACTTGTTTTGACTTGGCTTATTTGCATTATTTGAACCGTGTTGATCATAACCCGCCACAAAATGCGGCTGAATTTTCTCGCCGGATGAATGTTACAGAAATCGGGGGTAATTTGGCAGAGTTGATTAACTCTATCCTCTCGGAACTGGAAAAACAGCCCATCCCGATTATTCAACCTTTGACGAAATTAGCTTGGCTGTGCATGACGCTATCTAATCCCGAAATGTGGGAATGGTATAAGCGCAGCAAGTGTCGAGAACGGTTGGAACAGTTGACAAATTATGTGAGAAGCCGTGAGATATTACAGCAATTGCCGTTATTTTTATTGGCAGATTTAGGAGAATATCTCAAACATCCTGATATTCAGAAAGCCAAACAAAAAGCGGTGATTTTGATAGATACTTATCAAGATTTGGCTGATGATTCGGGACGATGTAAGTGGCTAGATGAGTTAATCGCGCAGTCGAATCCTCATGTGTTGTGGGTAATTTTTTCCAAGCGTGCGCTTAATTTCACGGAAAACACTCATAATATTCCTATCCTCCCATTAACTGCGGCAGAATCTCAAGTTTTACTACAGCAATCTGGCGTTAATGATGAAGAAATTCGCCAAATTATCATCCAAGCTGCTGGTGGTATTCCCTTTTATTTGCAGTTAGGCATCGAGACTTGGCAAAAGATTAGTCAAAAGCGCCCACCACAACCGCAAGACTTTGCCCAGAATTTGACTGAAGTTTTACGCCAGCAGGATGCAGCGTGGGAAATGGATGAACGGCGGATGTGGCAAGTTTTATCTCACTGTCGGACTTGGGATGCAGCTTTGTTTACCAAGTTAATGGTACAGTTTCAACTTGATAGCTGGCAGCATCGCCTTTCACAAGTCACCGCATCACCCTACGTTGAAGAAGTAACTTCTGGGGTATGGCGTTTGCATCCCTTAATGCAGCAACATCTACAGGAAAACCAGTCAGAAGATTTAGGCAAATTAGTAAATAGCTGGTTGTTTGAGCATTATCAAGCAGAGTACCAACAACCAGACTTACAAATCACCGCACTCACAGCCGCACTGACTCATGGTTTGCACAGCCAGCAACCAGAAAAAGCAATCACTTGGTTTTTAGAGCAAGTACGGGTGCAACAGCAACAGGGGAGACATCAAGCTGTGATCCCCGTGCTGCAATTTTTCCTGACAAGTAGACAAAATATCGATATTTCCACA encodes the following:
- a CDS encoding NAD(P)(+) transhydrogenase (Re/Si-specific) subunit beta, which gives rise to MSDFLPTGIQLTYLVAASLFIFGLKKLGSPATARNGNVIAAVGMLLAIVATMLDQHVLNYEMILLGLAIGSGIGAIAAYKVQMTEMPQMVGLLNGLGGAASALVAVAEFWRLLEHSQPIPLDVNISMLLDVLIGGVTFTGSFLAFAKLQGLISGSPITFPFQQPFNLLLLGAYIAGSAYLIVTPDSLPVFLAVTTVSLILGVMFVIPIGGGDMPVVISLLNSLSGIAASAAGFVVMNNMLIIAGALVGASGIILTEIMCKAMNRSLFSVLFSAFGSGGGAAGAAAAGATDQTVRSIDPEEGAMMLGYARNVVIVPGYGMAVAQAQHSVRELADQLERMGVDVKYAIHPVAGRMPGHMNVLLAEANVPYTQLYDMEDINPQFEQADVALVIGANDVVNPAARSDTASPIYGMPILEVDRAKHTIVIKRGMSAGFAGVDNELFYKDKTTMLFGSAKDMVAKLVSEVKQL
- a CDS encoding DUF4351 domain-containing protein yields the protein MHLDPARMQLISGFIDSYLRLNTQENEIFQAEIAQFEPTQQEVVMQIVTSWMEEGIQQGLQQGELKVIQRQLTRRIGVMTPELQEQLRRLSVTQLEDLAEALLDFSDEADLVAWLQQQ
- a CDS encoding NAD(P) transhydrogenase subunit alpha — protein: MTDALLAALFVFVLASFIGFEVINKVPPTLHTPLMSGSNAISGIAVLGAIVASGAKETSVSVILGLVAVVLATVNVVGGFLVTDRMLQMFKKKEIKA
- a CDS encoding Re/Si-specific NAD(P)(+) transhydrogenase subunit alpha — protein: MRIAVAKEIEVCERRVALNPETVARLVKQGLEVWIEKGAGERSFFSDAAYQAAGAEIISDTAQLWNQADVLLKVSPPQEREDGRSEIDLLREGSVLISFLNPLGNPVVAQQLANRKVTALSMELIPRTTRAQSMDALSSQASLAGYKSVLIAAAALPKYFPMLTTAAGTIAPAKVFIMGAGVAGLQAIATARRLGAVVEAFDIRPAVKEEVQSLGAKFVEVKLDEETTAAGGYAKEISEASKQRTQEVLTEHIKNADVVITTAQVPGRKAPLLVTEEMVAQMKPGSVIVDLAAEQGGNCACTDPGKDIVWNGVTIIGPINLPSSMPVHASQLYSKNLTSLLQLLINKEKALQINFADDIIDAACITHAGEIRNQRVKDGLQTINTQQPAVN